GACGCACGCAGTGAATCTCCCCATCAACTTCAACATGGAATAATTTAATATATCCACTATAAAAAAGCTTATCTACGCCTTCCTTAGTCATTCCAATATATGGGTACATTCTGTAATGCCCTTTATGCTTATCATTTCGGCAGGCATGGGTTGCCTGCAACAATTCATGGAGCTTTTGCAGAATACGTTCTGATGTTTCTTCAACGAATACAGGATTAACCCGCAATGCTTTACGCACATTGTACCTCAGTGACTTACTGAAGGTTATAACCTCCTCGGCCGGATCGAAAAACCTAATAAACTCTCTGTTAGTACGGCTTATATAACCCTTTGCCTTACAATACAACTGATGTTGCTGATCAAGATATCCTACTACAATCTTTGATAGCCTGTTCTTTTTTGCCCAGGAGAGAAGAACCGAAAGGCATTCGTTATAGACATACTCATCCTCGTCTAGCATTGCCGGTGCCGCATCACAGTAAAGCCACTTGCCAAGCATCTTAGTGCCATTCATTCTAAAGGCGGCCAGTTTGGCTACTACCTTCCCATCCATTTCAAAATGCAGATAATAAAGCTCCCTATCATCACGAAAGGACTCTGCATAATCGGAAACTAAAAACAAACTATAGTGATACTTTTCAAAATCTCTGTCATACTCTTCTCTGCTTACTCTTTTGATTGAAACTTTTCCATTGCCTTGCATAACTGTTTATTTTTCTCAGAATTGAATTTTTGTGTCGAAATTTAGCATACTGTAAACTTGCATTCATAAAATTGTGATAAACAGACCATAATAGTTGTTTACTGCCAACTTCCGAATGATAAAGAAATAAGTAGTAATTTATCAACAAGAATCAGTTACAAATGCAGGATTTCTCCTCAGCTTCCTGCTAAGCATTGGATTTAATAGCGAATATGGGAATCTCAGGAACCAGGAATAATAACAGTAACCAGGTTGCCTTACGGCACCTTGCTGTTCTTTAAACAGGCTAACACCAGCACCACCAAGTTCTGCTTTAGGGACTATTCCCAGATTGTAATAATCCAATCCTTTACTGACGGCATATTCTGAGATATGCAATGCTATCATTGCTGGGATTCCTGTATTGTATGCTCTATCATCCGACCCCATCAACAGAAAATAAATACGACGACTGTCCTCCAGAGCATATAGTACGGTATTGATTTCACCATCAAGTTCGGAATAAAACATCTTAGCGTAGCCTTTATCCAGAAGTGTCCTAAGAGAGGTCTCATTCATATTGTAGATGTACATGGGATCATAATCTTTTCCATATTTTCCAAATCTCTCCTTACGCGTTTCCTCAAGCAGGACAAAGAGACGTCTCAGTATTTCAGGCGAACTTGATTCTTTGACAACAACACCAGCCTTCTGAGCTTTCTTCGCATTTCTCTTGAGGTTGGAACTA
The genomic region above belongs to Xiashengella succiniciproducens and contains:
- a CDS encoding GNAT family N-acetyltransferase, whose amino-acid sequence is MQGNGKVSIKRVSREEYDRDFEKYHYSLFLVSDYAESFRDDRELYYLHFEMDGKVVAKLAAFRMNGTKMLGKWLYCDAAPAMLDEDEYVYNECLSVLLSWAKKNRLSKIVVGYLDQQHQLYCKAKGYISRTNREFIRFFDPAEEVITFSKSLRYNVRKALRVNPVFVEETSERILQKLHELLQATHACRNDKHKGHYRMYPYIGMTKEGVDKLFYSGYIKLFHVEVDGEIHCVRLAIEKDKRMFGLMIAGDEFSYKHSLAHFLQHELITKLHNEGYKYYNIAGSKFREDGLVAYKESLGCMRYTVHGGYTRFLTFPRVMLNPLMDAGKVVARNKKLKKVIAVVYKTLTGFEADL
- a CDS encoding GNAT family N-acetyltransferase, with amino-acid sequence MNVDFSVVAVDKEVWTKDMDSFGYGLFHNPFWVEAMSTEASPAIYLNIISDGGRVEAKFSGLIINEGIVKGKTLYGFSGLLFRSSDKAEMSGCMEALRRYAIHIGLSRIMLYCYDHIISEPFMFKGFYAESKDEYYIDFKSGEPVKISSNLKRNAKKAQKAGVVVKESSSPEILRRLFVLLEETRKERFGKYGKDYDPMYIYNMNETSLRTLLDKGYAKMFYSELDGEINTVLYALEDSRRIYFLLMGSDDRAYNTGIPAMIALHISEYAVSKGLDYYNLGIVPKAELGGAGVSLFKEQQGAVRQPGYCYYSWFLRFPYSLLNPMLSRKLRRNPAFVTDSC